DNA sequence from the Malus sylvestris chromosome 10, drMalSylv7.2, whole genome shotgun sequence genome:
agagtaTTGACACACTCcttgttgtatgaatggtactacaTTACCATTTAAGAGACTTTATATTCTCACCGTtctgagtttttaaggatattcaagatgacaatgatcataaatgaaaccactgtTGGAAAATAGAGttgaatatctttgcaccacctccaaaaatgagcctgaagctttgctTTGGGGCCAATAGGCTATCACCCAATTAGGAACACATGTGGCCGGCCTGGAGCTAGGTGATTCAAGCaatttacttgctttggcacgaCTATttaggacacttaggtcgaacaatgatgccacGATGCATCTCCTTACCTGAATTAAGGATTTTGTGCTTataagcacactttgccaagcctgATCATTAGGGAGATTGattttctaaatcatccctCACAAAGATACGAAACTATCcttttttcacagtggatttAGGGAATATATATGGATTagtccaaccaaaatgcggaccatataaatacttatggttttggttgataaaTCGACAAATTGGCCGCATGTttatccacacacattgctgctaaatcctctggccgattaagggttcaccactctacttatcccttaaagttcgggagactggataatgctgaAGAGTTTCTATCGacggttttcgataaagtattgcttGTCTCttgggtttataattggacATCGAATTCCCCTGTTCACCCCAAAATAGCCTCGCatagtgatcataaagcgcaatttaaatgatcgcccaGACCTTGGTGAAGGCACCAAGTTTTCAGTTTCTGCCTAGgactatgcaatcttgtacgcagttatgttggtccgccttgaggcccattaCCATCCAACCTATacgacgttacagttggttactaggTACGAACTTGACGTTTTTCATATTTACTCattttgggtgtgcattccacgTGCCAAGTTATGCCGCCGCAATGTACCAATATGATTCCttaaagaaggatgtgaatctttgtcgattatgattctccttcacactagctttCTTAGAGCCTTTGCACGCGATCTCTTTACCTTTCATTTGGGGTTGTCACTTCAATGAGACAGTATTCCTCCTGTTAGggagagataagaacgtcaacgttcctgtagaacgACGTGAAGTTGCACGGACGTAGCCCACTATATCTTATCTCGATCCCCGTACTACACAAGTATAATAAGCAAGTGCAATGAATTCTAGTTTTCAAAATGTTGCTCCAAATACATTCATctaatctagctaaagtgatgagatcatataccagctgcaaacatgtctgcaaggatagacgtacttaacggacgtcgaTTCAACATCCCTGGAGGGTGTGCTGCCCTTATTAGATGGTCCAATACATCgacggatagccaatcaatctgtcttggcctggagcatGACAGATCACTCGGTTCGTATGATTCGTTATTGATCTAGTGGTAAAGATGCAACACTACCTCTACGAGCAGCCACTGACTTGGTATTAAAGATgtaccctgaaggtactacgCATTTGAGCAAATCCCAATGCATCCCGAGTGGATCCAACCCGCCTGATCCTCAGAATGatcttgccttgtttgttatgctgacgctggttacttatcaaacctgcACAAGGTAAAATCCcagaatggttatgtctttaccgttaaggGATAtcgtaatatcttggaggtccacgatatgaccttagttgcgaaatcttcaaATCATTCCAAAACTTACCTCATTTCACTATGCCACAAATGAGatatggttaggagttcttgttgggcatattcgaagtacttgctgttTTCATcaatcgttgagtcccaacaacgatccatgaagactatgccgcatgtatcaacccaacaaagacatgatacatcaacgaagtcaacaccaagacatattgcgtctacatctacatcagctaagcatcagaagattgaagtcatgcaagttgatcccagacaaccttgccgacctctacacgacgtcaccgccgaagtcaaccttccacaagcttgttcgaggaattggtatgcctaactatcatatgcaatgcttgtagttctcatttggaagttctaTCAAACTTAGGCGGAGTATCCAGAactatactcacttgatcttaatgtactctttttcctacgattaggagcacttttcccattgggtttttgctacttaactaggttttaacgaggcactcatcctgggctgatcatacccttgtgacttattctacttgcgtccaaaagacttatagttttgacttaatgcaacttgtcacttttctccttagtttatgggtttttctcccaccttgggttttaccatagcgaggttttgtgagttttacctttttatgCACTTTTCCAttaatttgagactcgcatatTCGCTCATTGTGCCAACGACTTCATCAATTGAACTTACTTCATCACTTAAGACTTGAtacgccatttacttgagtatttacatactcaagggggagtgttgcagtcctattaaaataggaatgtgattgtgtaaatcctagtgtatctagggatatctttgaatatttcctttagtagttaatatcctattagaattgtaatcctaaaggggtaaggaattaaccttccctactataaataaaggcacaatggggtggaatggaacacacctcacaattacaatctctctcttctctctctatgctgcactctctccctctctctatggcctccataatcaTTCAATAACTTATGCCTACAACAGTGATATAAAACTTCTTCAGTcgtcagatatatatatatatatatatatatatatatgtagagagagagagagagagatccaaAATCTGCTTTCAAATTGATTAATTGGTCTGATATCCAAATGGAAAGGGATCATCTTCGGATCCCTTTCTCTTAATCCACCAAGTCTGGGGatccggaccattgaaatttgatccaacggctaaagttattataacttttaaagttgacccctgtttgtagctgttaaatcaaatttcaacggtccggaTCTCCGAACTTGGTGGATTAgtaggaagggatccggagaggatccctttcccaaTGTGTCATTCACAAACAGTCGTTATGCaatcaaaatgaaagttataacCTTTATTTTATTCCAGTTACAAGCCGTCCTTAGTATGTGAGAAGTATTAAGacgaattttaatttaaaaagtctATTTTCGGTGGGTTGGTTGTGACCAATTAAAATAAAGTTTAGTTAGtctattatttttttgtgtaaaaatgtgaGATAGACACATGATGAGTTTTGAATTTATAATAGAGTGTGTTATCTGATCTAACCTTGTCTATGAGTTACAACTCGTCTTACACGTCCCCGTCAATCGAATCATATGGGTTAACAAAACGACCCATCAATAATGTAATTAATAAGCTTATCACCGTGATAATAATTACAATCAATATATTCTATTTCCTAATAAATCGACGACAGGATTTTCTCCTTAAAATCAACGGTGGGATTCTCTCTTCATGTCCTCGTAGGATTAGGAATACATCCCTAAACCGCCAAACCCTAAAACCTCCACCTATAAATCTATGCTTTGTGCAGTTCAATAGAAAACCTTAGCAAAAGAGAGCCCTCAATCTTATATACCTCGTCTACCTTAGTTCGGTGAAAAACGAGGTCGGCTTCTGAGCTTGCTTGCGCCTACGCCACTCTGATCCTCCCTGACGAAGGCACCCCCGTCACTGCCGAGAAGATTGCAACCTTGGTGAAAGCTGCCAATGTCCCTGTCGAGTCTTACTGGCCCGGCCTCTTCGCCAAGCTTTCCGGGAAGAGAAACATTGAGGATCTTGTCCTGAATGCTGGCTCTGGCGGTGCAGTTTCCATCGCTGCCCCAGGTGTTGCCGAAGCTGCAGCCcctgctgctgctgctcctCCGCCACCAgaggagaaaaagaaggaagaaccCAAGGAAGAAAGTGACGACGAGGGACTATTCAATTTGTTCGATTAGGAGCTCCTTTCAAACGTGACATATGAGTTTGGATATCTTCAGTTAATTTGCTTGTTTTTAGTACGTAATATGAGATTAGTTAAGTTACCTTATCAATATTGTATTGTATTAGGGTTCTCATGTTTTTTCTTGGGCTTATGATATGTATTGGTGATGAACAttgttcttcctttttttgAATCAGCATAATAATGGACAAATTGTTCAGACTCCTGGTTTTCTTCTGGCCATCCTAATTTTGATGAACATCTTCTGTTTGAGTGTCTGGTTATAAAAGTATGTTACCATTTTAATATTACTAATAAAAAAAGATATAGCTTGATGAATGATTGAAAACGAATCATCCTCTTCTAAATCCCTATATTTCTTCTCTCAAGCTTGAACGCTACTTTCTCCTCTCCTAAAATCCCTTCTCTAATTTCTGGATTCTTGCATTACTCATGGTACGTGGCTGCTCATACAGAAATATTAACCTTTTCCCTACTGGAACTCGGACTACTGCTTAATTTTTCTTGTGTTCAGAACATCAATTATATAATCGTTTTTCATGTTTTAACTAACACAGAAAACATTCCTTGCAATCTATGACAGCAAACCAATGGGCCTGTAAAACATCATTCTTTTAGTTAAAGTTGTGCTAAAttttaaaagataaaataaaaactaggaTTGTTAAGAGAATCTTGTTAGGAGTACATGATTTAGTTAAgattgttaaagattgttaagataaaataaattttagttAAATTTGCGTTGACGAGAGAAAATAATGGAATGATTCCATGAGCATAAACATGGAAGGAAATCCAGGTTAATTCTTTAAAATTATATTGCTCATCatattaaactttttttttgccGATTAATTGAGGGGAATATATTATGAATAAATGGATTGTGTACTTGCTattcttgaaatttgaaataaaaacatactcacaaatgaaaataaatactaCTAAACCGTCATCCAATTATTGGCAACTCCTTTTCGAGTTCTAATTTCTGTGTTTCTGACCTGAGTGAGAATAAATGGTTTG
Encoded proteins:
- the LOC126584426 gene encoding 60S acidic ribosomal protein P1-like, translating into KTRSASELACAYATLILPDEGTPVTAEKIATLVKAANVPVESYWPGLFAKLSGKRNIEDLVLNAGSGGAVSIAAPGVAEAAAPAAAAPPPPEEKKKEEPKEESDDEGLFNLFD